In one Saccharibacillus brassicae genomic region, the following are encoded:
- a CDS encoding S1C family serine protease gives MSKTGTKAAGLLLSGAIAIGGWGISPHTHAAAAASAKSSAPAQTIPQIIAKVSPSVVGIIGEVPVGASEDWGGEDSGSAEDGYDLAHGSGVIIRSNGWIVTNAHVVEDMDHIQVVTSEGKSYKVREVYSDPTSDLALIKINVSGFKPATFVSTKETTLVGEPVIAIGTPVSLSLRNSATLGIVSGLNRAAGAEYRLIQTDATINPGNSGGPLVNMRGEILGINSMKYAAVDIDNTGFTIPAATVQYIVKQLFAQGEVIRAGLGLELEESFSATVGLPSEDPLTVSEVMSDEARRAGVREGDVLYSVAGHRITALVDLNELMKAYVPGQTVRVLMQTDGDIVERRIVLTNE, from the coding sequence ATGAGTAAAACAGGAACAAAAGCGGCAGGTCTGCTGCTGTCGGGCGCGATCGCAATCGGCGGTTGGGGGATATCCCCGCACACGCACGCCGCGGCGGCAGCGTCCGCAAAATCGTCCGCCCCGGCCCAAACGATTCCGCAGATCATTGCGAAAGTCTCGCCTTCGGTCGTCGGCATTATCGGCGAAGTGCCGGTCGGCGCTTCGGAAGATTGGGGCGGCGAAGACAGCGGGAGCGCGGAGGACGGCTACGATCTCGCGCACGGCTCCGGCGTCATCATCCGTTCGAACGGCTGGATCGTGACGAATGCGCATGTCGTGGAAGATATGGACCATATTCAGGTTGTCACGTCCGAAGGCAAATCGTACAAAGTGCGGGAAGTGTACAGCGATCCGACCAGCGATCTGGCGCTGATCAAGATCAACGTCTCCGGCTTCAAGCCGGCCACTTTCGTCTCGACGAAAGAAACGACGCTCGTAGGCGAGCCGGTTATTGCGATCGGCACGCCGGTCTCGCTGTCGCTGCGCAATTCGGCCACGCTTGGCATCGTTAGCGGCCTGAACCGCGCGGCCGGCGCGGAATACCGGCTGATCCAGACCGATGCGACCATCAACCCGGGCAACAGCGGCGGTCCGCTGGTCAATATGCGCGGCGAGATTCTCGGCATCAATTCGATGAAATACGCGGCCGTCGATATCGACAATACCGGATTTACGATTCCCGCGGCCACCGTCCAGTATATCGTGAAGCAGCTGTTCGCCCAGGGAGAAGTGATTCGCGCCGGGCTGGGCCTTGAACTCGAAGAAAGCTTTTCGGCCACCGTCGGCCTGCCTTCGGAAGATCCGCTGACCGTCAGCGAAGTGATGTCGGACGAAGCCCGCAGAGCGGGCGTGCGCGAAGGCGACGTGCTGTACAGCGTGGCCGGCCACCGGATCACCGCGCTCGTCGATTTGAACGAACTGATGAAAGCGTACGTGCCCGGACAGACGGTGCGCGTGCTTATGCAGACGGACGGCGATATCGTGGAACGCCGCATCGTGCTGACGAACGAGTAG
- the uvrA gene encoding excinuclease ABC subunit UvrA — translation MASENIVIKGARAHNLKNIDVTIPRDRFVVLTGLSGSGKSSLAFDTIYAEGQRRYVESLSAYARQFLGQMEKPDVDSIDGLSPAISIDQKTTSRNPRSTVGTVTEIYDYLRLLFARIGKPHCPDHGVEITSQTVEQMVDRIMQFPEKTRMQILAPVISGKKGEHKSLFTEISKQGFVRVRVDGELRDLSETIELEKNKKHTIEIVVDRIVIKEDVQTRLADSIETALKLSGGQLLVDIMGQEELRFSSNFACPICGFSMEELAPRMFSFNSPFGACPDCDGLGVKMVVDPELLVPDERKTIEDGAFTAWSGGLSNYYPQFLAAMCEHYKIPTNVPVSELTADQTNKILYGTDGQKVKFRYEGDFGRSKEVTVAFEGIIPNLERRYRDTSSESMREYIEGFMGTKPCGTCKGQRLKREILAVTVGGVSISHVTDLSISKATEFFNELELSEKERSIANLILKEVCSRLGFLENVGLTYLTLSRAAGTLSGGEAQRIRLATQIGSSLMGVLYILDEPSIGLHQRDNDRLIKTLLHMRDLGNTLIVVEHDEDTMMASDYIIDIGPGAGVHGGRIIAEGTPQEVMDNPDSLTGQYLSGRRFIPVPLSRRKPGERWLEIRGAKENNLSNVNVKVPIGLFTAVTGVSGSGKSSLVNGVLHKALARDLNRARVKPGKHKEIRGMEHVDKVVEVDQSPIGRTPRSNPATYTGVFDNIRDLFATTNEAKVRGYQKGRFSFNTKGGRCEACKGDGIIKIEMHFLPDIYVPCEVCKGKRYNRETLEVKYKNKNISDVLEMTIEDAVEFFQNVPKISRKLQTLLDVGLGYVKMGQPATTLSGGEAQRVKLASELHRRSTGKTIYILDEPTTGLHVDDIDRLLNVLHRLVESGDTVLVIEHNLDVIKTADYLIDMGPEGGSGGGDVVATGTPEQVSKVKGSYTGHYLAPVLERDTQRTRQEAEPEAQTADK, via the coding sequence GTGGCAAGCGAAAATATCGTAATCAAAGGTGCCAGAGCACACAACTTGAAAAATATCGACGTCACGATCCCCCGCGATCGTTTCGTCGTCCTGACGGGCCTCAGCGGCTCGGGCAAGTCTTCGCTCGCATTCGATACCATCTATGCCGAAGGCCAGCGCCGTTACGTCGAGTCGCTGTCCGCTTACGCGCGACAGTTCCTCGGCCAGATGGAGAAGCCGGACGTGGATTCGATCGACGGATTGTCTCCCGCCATCTCGATCGACCAGAAGACGACGAGCCGCAACCCGCGTTCGACCGTCGGCACCGTCACGGAAATTTACGACTACCTGCGGCTGCTGTTCGCGCGAATCGGCAAGCCGCATTGTCCCGATCACGGCGTGGAGATCACTTCGCAGACCGTCGAACAGATGGTGGACCGCATCATGCAGTTCCCGGAGAAGACCCGGATGCAGATTCTCGCGCCCGTCATTTCCGGCAAGAAGGGCGAACACAAGAGCCTGTTCACCGAAATTTCCAAGCAGGGCTTCGTCCGCGTGCGCGTCGACGGCGAGCTGCGCGACCTGTCCGAGACGATCGAGCTTGAGAAAAACAAAAAGCATACGATCGAAATCGTCGTCGACCGGATCGTGATCAAGGAAGACGTCCAGACGCGTCTGGCCGATTCGATCGAGACGGCGCTGAAGCTGTCCGGCGGACAGCTGCTCGTCGACATCATGGGCCAGGAAGAACTGCGGTTCAGTTCCAACTTCGCCTGCCCGATCTGCGGATTCAGCATGGAAGAACTGGCGCCGCGCATGTTCTCGTTCAACAGCCCGTTCGGCGCCTGCCCGGACTGCGACGGACTCGGCGTGAAGATGGTCGTCGATCCGGAACTGCTGGTACCGGACGAGCGCAAGACGATCGAAGACGGCGCGTTTACCGCGTGGAGCGGCGGACTGTCGAACTACTATCCGCAGTTTCTCGCCGCGATGTGCGAACATTACAAGATTCCGACGAACGTGCCGGTGTCCGAACTGACGGCGGATCAGACGAACAAGATTCTGTACGGCACCGACGGCCAGAAAGTCAAATTCCGCTATGAAGGCGACTTCGGCCGCAGCAAGGAAGTGACCGTCGCGTTCGAAGGCATCATTCCGAATCTGGAGCGCCGCTACCGCGATACGTCGTCCGAGAGTATGCGCGAATATATCGAAGGCTTCATGGGCACCAAGCCGTGCGGCACGTGCAAAGGCCAGCGGCTGAAGCGCGAAATTCTGGCCGTGACGGTCGGGGGAGTCAGCATCTCGCATGTGACGGACCTGTCGATCTCCAAAGCGACGGAATTTTTCAACGAACTCGAACTGTCGGAAAAAGAGCGTTCGATCGCGAACCTGATCCTCAAGGAAGTGTGCAGCCGCCTCGGTTTCCTCGAAAACGTCGGCTTGACGTACCTGACGCTCAGCCGCGCGGCCGGCACGCTGTCCGGCGGCGAAGCCCAGCGGATTCGCCTTGCGACGCAGATCGGGTCTAGCCTCATGGGCGTGCTCTACATTCTCGACGAGCCGAGCATCGGCCTGCACCAGCGCGATAACGACCGCCTGATCAAGACGCTGCTGCATATGCGCGATCTCGGCAACACGCTGATCGTCGTCGAGCACGACGAAGACACGATGATGGCCAGCGATTATATTATCGATATCGGGCCGGGAGCCGGCGTGCACGGCGGCCGGATCATCGCGGAAGGCACGCCGCAGGAAGTTATGGACAATCCGGACTCGCTGACAGGCCAGTATTTGAGCGGGCGCCGCTTCATTCCGGTTCCGCTGAGCCGCCGCAAGCCGGGCGAACGCTGGCTGGAGATCCGCGGCGCGAAAGAAAACAACCTGAGCAACGTCAACGTGAAGGTGCCGATCGGACTGTTCACGGCGGTCACCGGCGTGTCCGGTTCCGGCAAGTCGTCGCTCGTCAACGGCGTGCTGCACAAAGCGCTGGCCCGCGACCTCAACCGGGCGCGCGTCAAGCCGGGCAAGCACAAAGAGATTCGCGGCATGGAACACGTCGACAAAGTCGTCGAAGTCGACCAGTCGCCGATCGGCCGCACGCCGCGGTCCAATCCGGCGACGTATACCGGCGTGTTCGACAACATCCGCGACCTGTTCGCGACGACGAACGAAGCCAAAGTGCGCGGCTATCAGAAAGGCCGCTTCAGCTTCAACACGAAGGGCGGCCGCTGCGAAGCGTGCAAAGGCGACGGGATCATCAAGATCGAGATGCACTTCCTGCCGGACATCTACGTGCCGTGCGAAGTGTGCAAAGGCAAGCGCTACAACCGCGAGACACTGGAAGTGAAATACAAAAACAAAAACATTTCCGACGTGCTGGAGATGACGATCGAAGACGCGGTCGAATTTTTCCAGAACGTACCGAAGATCAGCCGCAAGCTGCAGACGCTGCTTGACGTCGGTCTCGGCTACGTCAAGATGGGCCAGCCGGCCACGACGCTGTCGGGCGGCGAAGCGCAGCGCGTCAAGCTCGCTTCCGAGCTGCACCGCCGCAGCACCGGCAAAACGATCTACATCCTCGACGAGCCGACGACGGGCCTGCACGTGGACGATATCGATCGCCTGCTGAACGTGCTGCACCGCCTCGTCGAATCGGGCGATACCGTCCTCGTGATCGAGCACAATCTCGACGTGATCAAGACGGCCGATTACCTGATCGATATGGGACCGGAAGGCGGCAGCGGAGGCGGAGACGTCGTCGCGACCGGCACGCCGGAGCAGGTGTCCAAAGTCAAAGGGTCGTATACCGGCCATTACCTGGCTCCGGTCCTCGAACGCGATACGCAGCGGACGCGGCAGGAAGCCGAGCCCGAAGCCCAGACCGCGGACAAGTAA
- a CDS encoding U32 family peptidase yields MNTQGITRRDVELLAPAGDWDCMRAAVANGADAVFFGVEKFNARARANNFRMDELPEIMGFLHSYGVKGFLTFNILVFENELEDARELIDACVVAGVDAVIVQDLGLVKMIREISPDFPIHGSTQMTITSPEAVEFTKPFNMERVVLGRENNLKQIRKIGDQAKLPMEVFVHGALCVSYSGQCLTSEMWGGRSANRGECAQACRLPYDLMVDGEHKPMGDIAYLLSPKDLAAIDIMPELIEAGVTSFKIEGRLKTPEYVANVVSKYNAAINRYFDGDDAKPSEEEVRELQQSFSRGLTHGFLDGTNNKQLVEGTFPKSRGVYLGRVEQILRDGVVCRIEAPLKRGDGIVFDAGDPTKKEEGGRVYDVRRKGVKLEGEAGQGWVIDIVPGRNDVDLRRLHVGDRIWKTNDPALDRRLRQTYETDKPYRVFPLTVKVMGNPGQPLVSIWTDTDKGTTVRVESEMELEIAKKRPLGYEILEEQFGRLGGTVYQLEELDVQLHGDVIVPMRELNAMRRRAVDELSGERPKPPVYVQRDIAVYGDSKQPAQPMERSEARITALCRSLPQVEAALEAGVGMIYADFEFIKQFPAAVAAVRAAGKQIALATPRIHMPGENGYHANILRLAPDAVLVRNTGALYYYLRHRQENPDQNHPELIGDFSLNVANHKAVDLFLEAGLDRVTPSYDLNIQQMVDLLGRSQTDKLEIVIHQHMPMFHTEHCVYCTFMSEGTDFTNCGRPCEEQRASLRDRIGMSHPVRVDEGCRNTVYNAIEQSGAEYLNEFLSAGVPSYRIEFLEETPEQVHEVLDLYTRALNGQISGSEVWRKLKATNQLGVTRGQLVK; encoded by the coding sequence ATGAATACTCAAGGCATTACGAGACGCGACGTCGAACTGCTGGCTCCGGCCGGCGATTGGGATTGCATGCGCGCAGCCGTCGCAAACGGGGCGGACGCGGTCTTTTTCGGAGTCGAAAAATTCAACGCCCGGGCACGCGCCAATAACTTCCGGATGGACGAACTGCCGGAAATCATGGGCTTTTTGCATAGCTACGGGGTCAAAGGATTTTTGACGTTCAATATCCTCGTATTCGAAAACGAACTGGAAGACGCGCGCGAACTGATCGACGCCTGCGTCGTAGCCGGCGTGGACGCGGTCATCGTGCAGGATTTGGGTCTGGTCAAAATGATCCGCGAAATCTCGCCCGACTTCCCGATTCACGGCTCGACGCAGATGACGATCACGTCGCCGGAAGCGGTCGAGTTCACGAAGCCGTTCAACATGGAGCGGGTCGTGCTGGGCCGGGAGAACAACCTCAAGCAGATTCGCAAGATCGGCGACCAGGCCAAGCTGCCGATGGAAGTGTTCGTGCACGGCGCGCTGTGCGTGTCGTATTCGGGGCAGTGTCTGACGTCGGAAATGTGGGGCGGACGTTCCGCCAACCGCGGTGAGTGCGCGCAGGCGTGCCGCCTGCCGTACGACCTGATGGTCGACGGCGAGCATAAGCCGATGGGCGATATCGCTTACCTGCTGTCGCCCAAAGACCTCGCGGCAATCGATATCATGCCGGAGCTGATCGAAGCGGGCGTGACGTCGTTCAAGATCGAAGGCCGCCTCAAGACGCCGGAATACGTAGCGAACGTGGTCAGCAAGTACAATGCCGCGATCAACCGCTATTTCGACGGCGACGACGCGAAGCCTTCGGAAGAAGAAGTGCGCGAACTGCAGCAGAGCTTCTCGCGCGGCCTGACGCACGGCTTCCTGGACGGTACGAACAACAAGCAGCTCGTGGAAGGCACTTTTCCCAAGAGCCGCGGCGTATACCTCGGCCGCGTGGAACAAATTTTGCGCGACGGCGTCGTCTGCCGCATCGAAGCGCCGCTCAAGCGCGGCGACGGCATCGTGTTTGACGCCGGAGACCCGACGAAGAAGGAAGAAGGCGGCCGCGTCTACGACGTGCGCCGCAAAGGCGTCAAGCTCGAAGGCGAAGCCGGACAAGGCTGGGTCATCGACATCGTGCCGGGCCGCAATGACGTTGACCTGCGCCGCCTGCACGTGGGCGACCGCATCTGGAAGACGAACGACCCCGCGCTTGATCGCCGCCTGCGCCAGACGTACGAGACGGACAAGCCTTACCGCGTGTTCCCGTTGACCGTCAAAGTCATGGGCAACCCGGGGCAGCCGCTCGTCTCGATCTGGACCGATACGGACAAAGGCACGACCGTGCGCGTCGAATCCGAGATGGAACTTGAGATCGCCAAGAAGCGTCCGCTCGGCTACGAGATTCTGGAAGAGCAGTTCGGCCGTCTCGGCGGCACCGTCTACCAGCTGGAAGAGCTGGACGTGCAGCTGCACGGCGACGTCATCGTGCCGATGCGCGAGCTGAACGCCATGCGCCGCCGCGCCGTCGACGAACTGTCCGGCGAGCGTCCGAAGCCGCCGGTCTACGTGCAGCGCGATATCGCCGTATACGGCGATTCCAAGCAGCCCGCGCAGCCGATGGAGCGCTCCGAAGCGCGCATCACGGCGCTGTGCCGGAGCCTGCCGCAGGTCGAAGCGGCACTGGAAGCCGGCGTAGGCATGATCTACGCCGACTTCGAATTCATCAAGCAGTTCCCGGCGGCCGTCGCAGCCGTACGGGCAGCCGGCAAGCAAATCGCGCTGGCGACGCCGCGCATTCACATGCCGGGCGAGAACGGCTACCACGCGAACATTCTGCGTCTTGCGCCGGATGCCGTGCTCGTCCGTAATACCGGTGCCCTGTATTACTACCTGCGCCACCGCCAGGAGAACCCGGATCAGAACCATCCGGAACTGATCGGCGACTTCTCGCTCAACGTAGCGAACCACAAAGCCGTCGACTTGTTCCTCGAAGCCGGCCTCGACCGCGTTACGCCGTCGTACGACCTGAACATCCAGCAGATGGTCGATCTGCTCGGCCGTTCGCAGACGGACAAGCTGGAGATCGTCATCCATCAGCATATGCCGATGTTCCATACCGAACACTGCGTCTACTGCACGTTCATGAGCGAAGGCACCGACTTCACGAACTGCGGCCGCCCTTGCGAAGAGCAGCGCGCGTCGCTGCGCGACCGGATCGGCATGTCCCACCCGGTCCGCGTCGACGAAGGCTGCCGCAACACTGTCTACAACGCCATCGAGCAGTCCGGCGCCGAGTATCTGAACGAGTTCCTCAGCGCCGGCGTGCCGAGCTACCGGATCGAGTTCCTCGAAGAAACGCCGGAGCAGGTGCACGAAGTGCTCGACCTGTACACCCGCGCCCTGAACGGCCAGATCAGCGGTTCCGAAGTGTGGCGCAAGCTCAAAGCGACGAATCAGCTTGGGGTAACGAGAGGGCAGTTGGTGAAGTAA
- a CDS encoding stalk domain-containing protein, with the protein MRLAKKSIALWFVLLLMIGTSVPAFAAETVTLTLQVRLGSTKALVNGSEQKIEKPYTQNGMVMVPLGVFQRAFGTTSRLEGDNVVRVSYGARVATFTIGSKTVWTNGTKKVWAAAPVMKNGTLMVPLRPVADLMGAGVKTNAGTVTVTLKSDNGIPGQPVKPGEDAEEITGRVGSSYAGWSIDSPAGSMAELGDDEYSAAIGDADGTYMLQIHVWDEEAGTSVPVSDLLEQLEQEALDSGETIVDRRTVPNAGRPYARLISRDLDGIYWEARRYDDKGRIYSLYLGDSLIEDYRAFEDRAPLLDSFRTSFATSGMQTKDLSAVVDGQMNVSAPDYGVSMKIPAEWSPAASGLFQYGGEDGSVLAMQVISAEPGETLDGWHNLLKQRTGELFLPEYLNPIVSESLTVSGQDARIEKMTYNLGSGSVYWNWLVLRGKEHFYVLRYSAPEGAYREQTLRRIADSVEVDFSVVEDSFGKLGQIPYLKDKTLNISKSTPEMKISVPAYWTPQAMADSEFDLGYFLPGGSFELTDVEEGPEAAVAQAVRRYADWKLDDATLKHEAPQRTEFAGVPAVRIAYTGTDGNAYRAEDIYFRHGGTTYWIHYRIDLGMATQPQLDGIERALRSVKFLKSSITGS; encoded by the coding sequence TTGAGACTGGCTAAAAAAAGTATCGCGCTGTGGTTCGTGCTGCTGCTCATGATCGGAACGTCGGTGCCCGCTTTCGCGGCCGAGACGGTTACGCTGACTTTGCAGGTACGCCTCGGCAGTACGAAGGCGCTTGTGAACGGCAGCGAGCAGAAGATCGAGAAGCCGTACACGCAAAATGGAATGGTCATGGTTCCGCTGGGCGTCTTCCAGCGGGCATTCGGAACGACAAGCCGCCTCGAAGGCGACAACGTCGTTCGCGTTAGCTACGGCGCGCGCGTCGCGACGTTTACGATCGGCAGCAAGACCGTCTGGACGAACGGCACCAAAAAGGTATGGGCCGCGGCGCCGGTCATGAAAAACGGCACGCTGATGGTACCGCTGCGTCCGGTCGCGGACCTGATGGGCGCCGGGGTCAAAACGAATGCCGGCACGGTCACGGTGACGTTGAAGTCGGATAACGGCATCCCGGGGCAGCCTGTGAAGCCGGGAGAAGACGCGGAAGAGATCACGGGCCGGGTCGGCAGCAGTTATGCCGGCTGGTCGATCGATTCGCCGGCCGGTTCGATGGCCGAATTGGGCGACGACGAATATTCGGCGGCGATCGGCGATGCGGACGGCACGTACATGCTTCAGATCCATGTCTGGGACGAAGAAGCCGGCACGTCCGTGCCCGTCTCCGATCTGCTGGAGCAGTTGGAGCAGGAAGCGCTGGACAGCGGCGAGACGATCGTCGACCGCCGGACGGTCCCGAACGCCGGACGGCCTTACGCGCGGTTGATCAGCCGCGATCTGGACGGCATTTATTGGGAAGCGCGCCGCTATGACGACAAAGGGCGCATCTACAGCCTCTACCTCGGCGATTCGCTGATCGAGGATTACCGGGCCTTCGAAGATCGGGCGCCGCTGCTCGATTCGTTCCGAACTTCGTTCGCCACGTCGGGGATGCAGACGAAAGACCTGTCCGCCGTCGTCGACGGGCAGATGAACGTCTCGGCGCCCGATTACGGCGTGTCGATGAAGATTCCGGCCGAATGGTCGCCTGCGGCATCGGGCTTGTTCCAATACGGCGGAGAAGACGGTTCGGTCCTGGCGATGCAGGTCATTTCGGCCGAACCGGGCGAGACGCTGGACGGTTGGCATAACCTGCTCAAGCAAAGAACCGGCGAACTGTTCCTGCCCGAGTATCTCAATCCGATCGTCAGCGAATCGCTGACAGTGTCCGGGCAGGACGCCAGGATCGAGAAGATGACTTACAATCTCGGCAGCGGAAGCGTCTACTGGAACTGGCTCGTCCTGAGAGGCAAAGAGCATTTCTACGTGCTGCGCTACTCCGCGCCGGAAGGGGCTTACCGGGAGCAGACGCTCCGGCGGATCGCCGATTCGGTGGAAGTCGATTTCAGCGTCGTCGAAGATTCGTTCGGCAAGCTCGGACAGATTCCCTATCTCAAAGACAAGACGCTTAACATAAGCAAAAGCACGCCCGAGATGAAGATCAGCGTGCCGGCTTACTGGACGCCGCAGGCGATGGCCGATTCGGAGTTCGATCTGGGTTATTTCCTGCCGGGCGGTTCGTTTGAACTGACCGATGTCGAAGAAGGTCCGGAAGCGGCGGTGGCCCAGGCCGTTCGGCGCTACGCCGACTGGAAGCTCGACGACGCCACGCTGAAGCACGAAGCGCCGCAGCGGACCGAATTCGCGGGCGTTCCGGCCGTACGTATCGCGTATACGGGCACGGACGGCAATGCTTACCGGGCCGAGGATATTTATTTCCGGCACGGCGGCACGACGTATTGGATTCATTACCGGATCGATCTCGGCATGGCGACGCAGCCGCAGCTGGACGGTATCGAACGCGCGCTGCGCTCGGTCAAGTTTCTCAAGTCATCCATAACGGGTTCATAG
- the uvrB gene encoding excinuclease ABC subunit UvrB — protein MSDIEISSKPFEIVSEFSPQGDQPRAIEQLVEGIHAGKKHQTLLGATGTGKTFTIAQTISKLNRPTLVIAHNKTLAAQLASEFKEFLPNNSVDYFVSYYDYFQPEAYVPSSDTYIEKDSSINEEIDRLRHSATSSLFERRDVVIVASVSCIYGLGSPQEYGNLLLSLRVGMEKSRQEILSRLVDIQYQRNDINFVRGTFRVRGDVVEIFPASREEHAVRIELFGDEIERISEINVLTGEITGERDHVAIFPASHFVTREEKMKIAITNIERELEERLAVFKEEGKLLEAQRLEQRTRYDIEMMKEVGFCSGIENYSGPLTFRERGATPYTLMDYFPDDLLIVIDESHVTLPQIRAMYNGDQARKNVLVDYGFRLPSALDNRPLKFDEFEQKADQLIYVSATPGPYEMEHCPTMVEQIIRPTGLLDPIIEVRKTDGQIDDLIGEIRDRIEKDERVLVTTLTKKMSEDLTDYLKEVGIKVRYLHSDIKTLERIAILRDLRLGVFHVLVGINLLREGLDLPEVSLVTILDADKEGFLRSERSLIQTIGRAARNSEGRVILYADKITESMDKAMKETQRRREIQHAYNLEHGVTPQTIKKKVRDVIEATKAAETGADFLSGIDGSTKLTKRDREKLVMRLEKEMKESAKNLNFERAAELRDALLELRAAE, from the coding sequence ATGAGCGATATTGAAATCAGCAGCAAACCGTTCGAGATCGTCTCGGAGTTCTCGCCGCAGGGCGACCAGCCCCGGGCGATCGAACAACTGGTCGAAGGGATTCACGCAGGCAAGAAGCACCAGACCCTGCTCGGCGCGACCGGCACGGGCAAGACGTTCACGATCGCGCAGACGATCTCGAAATTGAACCGTCCGACGCTTGTCATCGCCCACAACAAGACGCTTGCCGCCCAGCTGGCGAGCGAATTCAAGGAATTTTTGCCGAACAACTCCGTTGACTACTTCGTCAGCTACTATGACTATTTCCAGCCGGAAGCCTATGTTCCTTCTTCCGATACGTATATCGAAAAAGATTCCAGCATCAACGAAGAGATCGACCGGCTGCGCCACTCCGCGACCAGCTCGCTGTTCGAGCGGCGCGACGTCGTCATCGTGGCGAGCGTCTCGTGTATCTACGGCCTCGGTTCGCCGCAGGAATACGGCAACCTGCTGCTGTCGCTGCGCGTCGGCATGGAGAAATCCCGGCAGGAGATTTTGTCGCGTCTGGTCGATATCCAGTATCAGCGCAACGATATCAACTTCGTCCGCGGCACGTTCCGCGTACGCGGCGACGTAGTCGAGATTTTCCCGGCTTCGCGCGAAGAACATGCGGTGCGGATCGAACTGTTCGGCGACGAAATCGAACGGATCAGCGAGATCAACGTGCTGACCGGCGAGATCACCGGCGAGCGCGACCATGTCGCCATCTTCCCGGCGTCCCACTTTGTCACCCGCGAAGAGAAAATGAAGATCGCCATCACGAATATCGAGCGGGAGCTGGAAGAACGCCTCGCCGTATTCAAGGAAGAAGGCAAGCTGCTCGAAGCGCAGCGGCTGGAACAGCGCACGCGCTACGACATCGAGATGATGAAGGAAGTCGGATTCTGTTCCGGCATCGAGAACTATTCCGGTCCGCTGACGTTCCGCGAACGCGGCGCCACGCCGTACACGCTCATGGATTATTTCCCGGACGACCTGCTGATCGTAATCGACGAATCCCACGTGACGCTGCCGCAGATCCGCGCGATGTACAACGGCGACCAGGCGCGCAAGAACGTGCTTGTCGATTACGGGTTCCGCCTGCCTTCGGCGCTCGACAACCGTCCGCTGAAGTTCGACGAATTCGAACAAAAAGCGGATCAGCTCATCTACGTCTCGGCGACGCCGGGACCGTACGAGATGGAACACTGCCCGACGATGGTCGAGCAGATCATCCGGCCGACCGGCCTGCTTGACCCGATCATCGAAGTGCGCAAGACGGACGGACAGATCGACGATCTCATCGGCGAGATCCGCGACCGTATCGAGAAGGACGAGCGCGTGCTCGTCACGACGCTGACCAAGAAAATGTCCGAAGATCTGACCGATTACCTCAAGGAAGTCGGGATCAAGGTCCGCTACCTGCACTCGGACATCAAGACGCTGGAACGGATCGCGATTTTGCGCGACCTGCGGCTCGGCGTTTTCCACGTCCTCGTCGGCATCAACCTGCTGCGCGAAGGCCTCGACCTGCCGGAAGTGTCGCTCGTCACGATTCTCGACGCCGACAAGGAAGGTTTCCTGCGTTCCGAGCGCTCGCTGATCCAGACGATCGGCCGGGCCGCCCGCAACTCGGAAGGCCGGGTTATCCTGTACGCCGACAAGATCACCGAGTCGATGGACAAGGCGATGAAGGAAACACAGCGCCGCCGCGAGATCCAGCATGCGTACAATCTGGAGCACGGCGTGACGCCGCAGACGATCAAGAAGAAAGTGCGCGACGTCATCGAAGCGACCAAGGCGGCCGAGACCGGCGCGGACTTCCTGTCCGGCATCGACGGCAGCACGAAGCTGACGAAGAGAGATCGCGAGAAGCTCGTTATGCGTCTGGAAAAAGAAATGAAAGAGTCCGCCAAAAACCTCAACTTCGAACGCGCCGCCGAACTGCGCGACGCCCTGCTGGAACTCCGCGCCGCGGAGTGA